A section of the Phaseolus vulgaris cultivar G19833 chromosome 8, P. vulgaris v2.0, whole genome shotgun sequence genome encodes:
- the LOC137827054 gene encoding putative receptor protein kinase ZmPK1 gives MSMTLLATFFLLASLLSFQPSRSSSSLRMGSSLSVENPQHILISPNAIFSAGFLAIGHNAYSFAIWFTEPHFHSPNTVTWMANRDQPVNGKRSKLSLTHDGNILLIDASLNTAWSSNTDSLDPVELHLKDDGNLVLRKLQGTVLWQSFDFPTDTLVPGQPLTRYTQLVSSRSHTNHSSGFYKLFFGDDNILRLVYDGPDVSSNYWPSPWRVSWDVGRTLFNSSRIAVLNSFGVFHSSDNFTSKTSDYGTVLQRRLKLDSDGNFRVYSRNSVSEKWYVSWQAITNGCLIHGVCGANSTCGYDGKSGKKCKCLPGYRLNNQSDWSHGCKPMFDLTCNRNESTFLEMRGVEFYGYDNYYIQFSNFSACEDLCLQNCSCQGFQYSYNDKKGITFKCYTKTQLLNGRRSPRFPGATYLRVSKSYSFSGEESANDTAHDHRVCSVQLQRDYIKTSGNRIVSVFMWFATALGAFEMVCVSVIWCFLIRTSQKSDADQQAYHLTATGFRKFSYSELKKATKGFSEEIGRGGGGVVYKGILSDQRHAAIKRLYNAKQGEGEFLAEVGIIGKLNHMNLIEMWGYCAEGKHRLLVYEYMENGSLAENLSTNKLDWSKKYNIAIGTARVLAYLHEECLEWILHCDIKPQNILLDSNYEPKLADFGLSKLLNRNNPNNPSISMIRGTRGYMAPEWVLNLPITSKVDVYSYGIVVLEMVTGRSTASVQEINGEETYDGRLVAWVREKRSNTNSYWVEQIIEPSIGPDYDRSKMEMLTTVALNCVNEDRDSRPSMSQVVEMLQGHGSDPYS, from the coding sequence ATGAGTATGACTTTGTTAGCCACGTTCTTTCTTCTAGCATCGTTATTGTCCTTCCAACCTTCACGTTCTTCATCATCATTGAGAATGGGTTCTTCCCTCTCTGTGGAAAATCCACAACATATTCTCATCTCACCAAATGCTATCTTCTCTGCTGGCTTCTTAGCCATTGGCCATAACGCATATTCATTTGCAATATGGTTCACGGAGCCTCATTTTCACAGCCCTAACACTGTCACATGGATGGCAAACCGTGACCAACCTGTGAACGGAAAACGCTCCAAACTTTCCCTAACACACGATGGCAACATACTCTTGATTGATGCTTCTCTTAACACTGCTTGGTCTTCAAACACCGATTCGTTAGACCCAGTAGAGTTGCATCTCAAAGATGATGGCAATCTAGTGTTGCGCAAGCTTCAAGGAACCGTTCTGTGGCAAAGTTTCGATTTTCCAACCGACACGCTCGTTCCTGGCCAGCCTCTTACCAGATACACACAACTGGTGTCTTCAAGAAGCCACACTAACCATTCATCTGGTTTCTACAAGCTGTTTTTCGGCGATGATAACATTCTTCGTCTTGTATACGATGGCCCTGATGTTTCCAGCAATTACTGGCCAAGTCCCTGGCGAGTAAGTTGGGATGTTGGTAGAACTTTATTCAATAGCTCTAGAATTGCTGTGTTGAATTCTTTTGGGGTCTTTCATTCCTCAGATAACTTCACTTCTAAAACATCAGATTATGGCACCGTACTTCAGAGAAGGTTGAAATTGGATTCTGATGGTAATTTCCGAGTGTATAGTCGAAATAGTGTGTCAGAGAAATGGTATGTTTCGTGGCAAGCCATTACTAATGGTTGCTTGATTCATGGGGTTTGTGGAGCCAACAGCACGTGTGGTTATGATGGTAAGAGTGGGAAAAAGTGTAAGTGTCTTCCAGGGTACAGATTGAACAACCAGAGTGATTGGTCTCATGGGTGCAAACCCATGTTTGATCTCACCTGCAATAGGAATGAGTCTACCTTCTTGGAGATGCGGGGTGTTGAATTTTACGGGtatgataattattatatacaatTTAGTAACTTCAGTGCTTGTGAAGATTTGTGCTTGCAAAATTGCAGTTGTCAGGGGTTTCAGTACTCCTATAACGATAAAAAGGGTATCACCTTCAAGTGTTATACCAAAACGCAATTGCTCAATGGAAGGCGTTCACCCAGATTCCCAGGAGCAACATACTTGAGAGTGTCCAAAAGTTATAGCTTCTCTGGCGAAGAATCTGCTAATGACACTGCACATGATCATCGAGTTTGTTCAGTTCAACTTCAAAGAGATTACATAAAAACATCTGGAAACCGAATTGTGAGTGTTTTTATGTGGTTTGCTACCGCACTTGGAGCTTTTGAAATGGTTTGCGTTTCTGTGATTTGGTGCTTCCTAATTAGGACCAGCCAAAAGTCCGATGCAGATCAACAGGCCTACCATCTTACAGCAACGGGATTCAGAAAATTTAGCTACTCCGAGCTGAAAAAGGCTACAAAGGGATTCAGTGAAGAGATTGGAAGAGGTGGGGGAGGGGTTGTGTACAAAGGTATTTTATCAGATCAGAGACATGCAGCAATTAAGAGACTTTATAATGCTAAACAAGGAGAAGGGGAGTTTCTTGCTGAAGTAGGCATCATTGGAAAGCTTAACCACATGAACTTGATTGAAATGTGGGGATATTGTGCTGAGGGAAAACATAGGTTGTTGGTGTATGAGTATATGGAGAATGGTTCTTTGGCAGAAAATCTCTCTACTAACAAACTTGATTGGAGTAAGAAATATAACATTGCAATTGGAACAGCAAGAGTTCTAGCATATCTGCATGAAGAATGCTTGGAGTGGATTTTACACTGTGATATAAAGCCACAAAATATACTTCTAGATTCCAATTATGAGCCAAAGTTAGCAGACTTTGGCTTGTCTAAGCTCCTGAACAGAAATAACCCCAACAATCCAAGCATCTCTATGATCAGAGGGACCAGAGGCTACATGGCACCTGAGTGGGTTCTGAACTTGCCTATCACATCCAAGGTGGATGTTTATAGCTATGGAATTGTTGTTTTGGAAATGGTAACTGGGAGAAGCACAGCAAGTGTGCAAGAAATTAATGGTGAAGAGACATATGATGGGAGGCTAGTGGCATGGGTGAGAGAAAAAAGAAGCAACACCAACTCATATTGGGTGGAACAAATAATTGAACCTTCTATTGGACCTGATTATGATAGAAGTAAGATGGAAATGTTGACTACAGTGGCTTTGAACTGTGTAAATGAAGACAGAGATTCAAGACCAAGCATGAGCCAAGTAGTTGAGATGCTTCAAGGTCATGGAAGTGATCCTTATTCATGA